GAGCTCGGTCGGGCGGTGGTCCAGTCGCTCGCCCAGCCCCACGTCGGCGAGCAGGTCGCGGGCGCGCTCGCGGCGTTCGGTGCGCCCCCAGCCGTCGAACACGAGCGGCATGGCGACGTTCTCGACGGCGGTCAGCCGGGGCATCAGGTTGAACGTCTGGAAGACGAACCCCACGCGGCTCCCGCGGATCGCCGCCCGTTCGCCCTCGGTAGCCGCCGAGAGGTCCCGCCCGCCGACGGTGACCGTCCCCTCGGTGGCGGTGTCCAGTCCCCCGACGAGATTCAGGAGGGTGCTCTTGCCCGAGCCACTCGGCCCCATCACGGCGGTGTAAGAGCCCCGAGGCAGCGACAGGGACACGCCAGCGAGCGCCTCCACGACGCCGCCCAGATCGTACGTCTTGCGCACCCCAGACAGCGTGACCACGTCGTCCGCGTCAGCCTGAGCCATTCACTCGCACTAGAGCCGGGACGCCTATCAGCGTTGTCCGAACCTCTCGGATATCGGATAGCAGGAACACACTTTACAGTCCAGCCCTAACCCCACGTAATGAGCCCCAGAGTGGATGGTCGCCGCGGTCTCGTCCTCCTCGTGGTCGTCGCCGTCGCCGTCGCTGGATCGGCCGCCGTCACGGGCGCGTTCGCCACGTTCCAGCAGCCGACGGGCGACGAAGTGCTCGACGAGGTCGAGCAACGGTACGAGAGCGCCGACTCGATCACGAGCACGGCGACGGTGACGGTCGAAAACGAGAGCGCGTCGACGACGGCCACCGTCGAACTGGCCGCGGACGACGAGAACCGGACCCGGATGGTCGTCGAGCGAAACGGTGAGACGGTGCGGGCGGGCTCAAACGGCACCGTCGCGTGGTACGTCGGGCCGAACCGATCGGCCGCCTGGCCCGTCGACTCGCTGGAAAGCCAGGCCGGCGAGCAGTGGACCGGAGCCGACGGTGAGTACGGAGAGACGGACGAACGGCTCTCGCCCGACGGCACGCCGCTGAACGCCTCGAACGCCTCGGCGACGCTCGTCGGAACGCCCACGGTCGACGACACCAGCACCTACGAGGTCGAACTCACACACCCCGAACGTGAAGGGTCGACGACGCTGTGGG
Above is a genomic segment from Halomicrobium sp. LC1Hm containing:
- a CDS encoding ABC transporter ATP-binding protein, coding for MAQADADDVVTLSGVRKTYDLGGVVEALAGVSLSLPRGSYTAVMGPSGSGKSTLLNLVGGLDTATEGTVTVGGRDLSAATEGERAAIRGSRVGFVFQTFNLMPRLTAVENVAMPLVFDGWGRTERRERARDLLADVGLGERLDHRPTELSGGQRQRVAIARALAPDPELILADEPTGNVDTETGEQIMSLLDDLHAAGNTILLVTHERRIADHAERIVHVRDGVVERIEELSD
- a CDS encoding DUF2092 domain-containing protein, whose amino-acid sequence is MSPRVDGRRGLVLLVVVAVAVAGSAAVTGAFATFQQPTGDEVLDEVEQRYESADSITSTATVTVENESASTTATVELAADDENRTRMVVERNGETVRAGSNGTVAWYVGPNRSAAWPVDSLESQAGEQWTGADGEYGETDERLSPDGTPLNASNASATLVGTPTVDDTSTYEVELTHPEREGSTTLWVTQDDYRVVRAVATDGTNRTVVAVESTVFDVSIHDSTFDPPTDRVALTTVDRYDSFDAAQSETELSLPRHDATFSEAMVTVRQGETIVGQRYVDDGANVTVLSTTADERLDRLTENATERTVDGQTVHVATAEDRAIAVWRNDGVTTAVVVEGSTDRAVEIADELYSDS